A single Sporosarcina sp. FSL W8-0480 DNA region contains:
- a CDS encoding extracellular solute-binding protein encodes MMKVKKRISLMLIVCIMLILSACAGEKGKAGGKGELTIYSPHTPGFSEELAKKFEELHGIKVNVHYAGTNVLVNQMIAEKSNPKADIWNGGGGILAFESAIDKDILGQFMPQSAKDWAVVEDGIKMKHEDDYYVGVQVQVLGFAYNTDLVTEEEAPKTWEDLLDPKWKGQIQFPNPAASGTSTLMVMSYMMKHGEEAGWEYFQKLADQANSIPDSGSAPTSAVAMGEALIGIGFDFMAYDQKERGETVDFILPDVTPILVNPAALVKDGPNPEAGKEFLEFMLSKEAQEIIADWNLIPVHPEVKSKTPLNLADIKSHAAILDMDWVNENYDRIRNEWKDKIK; translated from the coding sequence ATGATGAAAGTGAAAAAACGTATTTCATTAATGCTCATTGTATGTATCATGCTAATATTGAGTGCATGTGCGGGTGAGAAGGGCAAGGCGGGAGGAAAGGGAGAGTTGACGATATACTCACCACATACTCCAGGGTTTTCCGAAGAGTTAGCCAAAAAGTTTGAGGAACTACATGGTATAAAAGTGAACGTCCATTATGCTGGAACAAACGTCTTGGTCAACCAAATGATCGCGGAAAAGAGTAACCCAAAAGCTGACATTTGGAATGGTGGCGGCGGGATTCTTGCATTTGAATCTGCAATTGATAAAGATATCTTAGGCCAATTCATGCCTCAAAGCGCCAAAGATTGGGCAGTCGTTGAGGATGGCATTAAAATGAAGCACGAGGACGACTATTACGTTGGCGTACAGGTTCAAGTCCTTGGTTTTGCGTACAATACGGATTTAGTAACAGAAGAAGAAGCACCAAAAACATGGGAAGATCTATTGGACCCGAAGTGGAAAGGGCAAATACAATTCCCTAATCCGGCCGCATCCGGAACGTCTACGTTAATGGTAATGAGCTATATGATGAAACATGGCGAAGAAGCTGGGTGGGAATACTTCCAAAAGCTTGCTGACCAGGCAAACTCAATCCCAGACTCCGGATCCGCGCCAACAAGCGCAGTTGCAATGGGAGAGGCGCTGATCGGAATAGGGTTCGACTTCATGGCGTATGACCAAAAAGAAAGAGGAGAAACAGTGGATTTCATCCTCCCAGATGTAACGCCAATTTTAGTGAACCCAGCAGCTCTTGTAAAAGATGGACCAAACCCAGAAGCAGGAAAAGAATTCCTGGAATTCATGCTTAGTAAAGAAGCCCAAGAAATCATCGCAGACTGGAACCTAATCCCTGTCCATCCTGAAGTAAAGTCAAAAACTCCATTGAATTTAGCGGATATTAAATCCCACGCAGCTATTCTTGATATGGACTGGGTGAATGAAAACTATGATCGAATTCGGAATGAG